One genomic segment of Nitrosopumilus sp. includes these proteins:
- a CDS encoding EF-Tu/IF-2/RF-3 family GTPase, whose translation MVKSVNFVILGKQDIASEFGKKGTATDLSLYDRKESDIIKTWVTPSGFPEKIQPLFQAINLAEYVIFCVDKLDKFTGEQIIALDSLKKEKGILSHTFDVDESKLESMIKGTVIENYIKVEQDKIKEEMDKMEPLIVDGKSEMVIDHCFDVKGVGTVILGKVTSGKIKQYDNLKLYPAGIDVLIKSIQMHDDPVSESTCPARVGLAVKGAKPDEVGRGDIISEDGAVDVKTEIIIDFQKSPFYKSEIAENQGCLVNIGLQIKAAKFSSISPLTLTFEKPIVFKKGQIAVILKPESPTIRILGSGSIQ comes from the coding sequence TTGGTTAAATCGGTAAACTTTGTAATCTTGGGAAAACAAGATATTGCTTCTGAGTTTGGAAAGAAAGGAACAGCTACTGATCTCTCTCTTTATGATAGAAAAGAATCTGATATTATCAAAACATGGGTTACTCCATCAGGTTTTCCAGAAAAAATTCAACCTCTATTTCAGGCAATCAATTTAGCAGAATATGTGATATTTTGTGTAGATAAATTAGACAAATTTACAGGTGAGCAAATTATTGCACTTGACTCATTAAAAAAAGAAAAAGGAATTTTATCTCATACCTTTGATGTGGATGAATCAAAACTTGAATCTATGATTAAAGGAACCGTCATTGAAAATTATATCAAAGTTGAACAAGACAAAATTAAAGAAGAAATGGATAAGATGGAGCCATTAATTGTTGATGGTAAATCTGAGATGGTAATTGATCACTGCTTTGATGTAAAGGGAGTTGGAACTGTGATTCTTGGAAAAGTAACTAGTGGAAAAATTAAACAATATGATAATTTGAAATTATATCCTGCCGGAATTGATGTTTTAATAAAATCAATTCAAATGCATGATGATCCTGTAAGTGAATCTACATGTCCTGCTAGAGTGGGATTGGCAGTAAAGGGTGCAAAACCTGATGAGGTGGGAAGGGGTGATATTATTTCTGAGGATGGAGCAGTTGATGTTAAAACCGAAATTATTATTGATTTTCAAAAGAGTCCCTTCTACAAGAGTGAAATTGCAGAAAATCAAGGCTGTCTTGTAAATATTGGATTACAAATTAAAGCTGCAAAATTCTCTTCAATTAGTCCGTTGACACTAACATTTGAAAAGCCAATAGTGTTCAAGAAAGGACAAATTGCAGTGATTTTAAAACCTGAATCTCCCACCATTAGAATTCTTGGCAGTGGTTCTATACAATAG
- a CDS encoding cobalamin B12-binding domain-containing protein: MKQKAASRSIKILVAKLGLDGHDRGALVLCRAFRDAGMEVIYSGLFATPERVAQIAEDEDVDAIAMSLLNGAHGTLFPRVVKAVKKKGINDVLIVGGGVIPDIDHKDLMKAGVDHVFGPGTPLSTIIDHITNGVSKLRKI, translated from the coding sequence ATGAAGCAAAAAGCTGCATCGCGTAGTATCAAAATTTTAGTTGCTAAACTGGGACTTGATGGTCACGATAGAGGAGCTCTAGTTCTTTGTAGGGCTTTTAGAGATGCAGGAATGGAGGTTATTTACTCAGGACTTTTTGCAACACCAGAAAGAGTTGCACAGATTGCAGAAGATGAAGATGTTGATGCAATTGCAATGAGTTTACTAAATGGTGCACATGGTACACTTTTTCCCAGAGTAGTAAAGGCTGTAAAAAAGAAAGGCATTAACGATGTACTGATTGTAGGAGGAGGGGTAATTCCAGATATTGATCATAAAGATTTGATGAAAGCAGGTGTTGATCATGTCTTTGGGCCAGGAACCCCACTATCAACAATTATTGATCACATCACCAATGGTGTATCTAAATTAAGAAAAATATAA
- a CDS encoding nicotinamide-nucleotide adenylyltransferase — translation MRGLMMGRFQPFHLGHLELVKQILKECDEVIIAITSSQFNYLEKDPFTAGERIEMIHNSLLDEKIDLSKCFLVSLENQFNIATWASYLKSALPDFDKVYSGNDYVSMLLADSGISVVNPSLLNRGIYNATKIRSMIISDDSWKELVPNAVSEILVKINAKNRLEVISKSDTKPTEH, via the coding sequence ATGCGCGGATTAATGATGGGAAGGTTTCAGCCTTTTCATTTAGGTCATTTAGAGTTAGTAAAACAAATTCTTAAAGAATGTGATGAAGTTATAATTGCAATTACTAGTTCCCAATTTAATTATCTGGAAAAAGATCCTTTTACTGCTGGTGAAAGAATTGAAATGATTCATAATTCATTGCTTGATGAAAAAATAGATTTATCAAAGTGTTTTCTTGTTTCCCTTGAAAACCAATTCAATATAGCAACATGGGCTTCATATCTAAAATCTGCCTTGCCTGATTTTGATAAGGTGTATAGTGGAAATGATTATGTCTCAATGCTACTGGCTGATTCTGGAATTTCTGTTGTAAATCCATCCTTATTAAATAGGGGTATATACAATGCCACAAAAATTCGTTCAATGATTATCTCTGATGATTCTTGGAAAGAACTAGTCCCAAATGCTGTATCTGAAATACTTGTAAAAATTAATGCTAAAAATAGACTAGAAGTAATTTCTAAATCTGATACCAAACCCACTGAACACTAA
- a CDS encoding Rieske 2Fe-2S domain-containing protein: MAWKKIADKGAVAAGKGKAFKIEDKQIAIFNQDGYHAIDDLCVHQDGSIAPGKLDGDIVECPLHFWHYNIKTGELTDYLKDVKLATYPVEARDDGIYIDI, encoded by the coding sequence ATGGCATGGAAAAAGATTGCAGACAAAGGAGCAGTTGCTGCTGGAAAAGGCAAAGCCTTCAAAATTGAAGATAAACAAATTGCAATTTTTAATCAGGATGGATATCATGCCATAGATGATCTATGTGTACATCAAGATGGGTCTATTGCACCAGGAAAACTTGACGGTGATATTGTGGAGTGTCCATTACATTTTTGGCATTACAACATCAAAACTGGTGAGCTTACAGATTATCTCAAAGATGTAAAATTAGCAACATATCCTGTAGAAGCAAGAGATGACGGCATATACATCGATATTTAA
- the ilvC gene encoding ketol-acid reductoisomerase, translating to MSDRIMAKTWKDNDISLDPIKDQTIAVIGYGIQGDAQANNMKDSGLNVIIGLKEGGNSWKKAQADGHKVMSVVDATKQADIIHILIPDMIQGQIYKDEIGPNLSEGKALSFSHAAAIYWKWIEAPNNVDLIMIAPKGPGSKVRETYLDNFGTPSIVAVEQDFTGKAWDRTLGIAKAIGSARAGLIQTTFKEEVETDWFGEQADLCGGAASMITNAFETLVEAGYQPEIAYFEVLHELKLIVDMIQRYGINGMWRRVSETARYGGLTRGPMVMDSANKENMKKVLTMIQDGTFNREWISEYQKNGKEAFDKYMKEYDAHQIEKVGKQMRKMMWPDSTE from the coding sequence ATTTCAGATAGAATTATGGCAAAAACATGGAAAGATAACGATATTAGTCTTGACCCAATAAAGGATCAAACTATTGCTGTGATTGGCTATGGAATCCAAGGTGATGCACAAGCAAATAACATGAAAGATTCTGGTCTTAATGTAATAATTGGTCTTAAGGAAGGTGGTAATAGCTGGAAAAAGGCACAAGCTGACGGTCACAAAGTAATGTCCGTTGTAGATGCAACAAAACAAGCAGACATTATTCACATACTAATCCCAGACATGATTCAAGGTCAAATTTACAAAGATGAAATCGGACCAAATCTTTCTGAAGGAAAAGCATTGTCGTTTTCTCATGCAGCTGCAATCTATTGGAAATGGATTGAAGCTCCAAACAATGTTGATCTCATAATGATTGCTCCAAAAGGACCCGGTTCCAAAGTTCGAGAAACATATCTTGATAATTTTGGTACTCCTTCTATTGTTGCAGTTGAACAAGATTTTACAGGAAAAGCTTGGGATAGAACATTGGGAATTGCAAAAGCAATTGGAAGTGCAAGAGCTGGACTAATTCAAACTACTTTTAAAGAGGAAGTAGAAACTGATTGGTTTGGTGAGCAAGCTGACCTTTGTGGTGGTGCTGCTTCTATGATAACAAATGCATTTGAAACTCTCGTTGAAGCTGGATATCAACCAGAAATTGCATACTTTGAAGTTTTACATGAACTAAAACTCATTGTAGATATGATTCAGAGATATGGTATTAATGGAATGTGGAGACGTGTTAGTGAGACTGCACGATATGGTGGTCTTACACGTGGACCAATGGTTATGGATTCCGCAAATAAAGAGAACATGAAAAAAGTTCTAACCATGATTCAAGATGGAACATTCAACCGTGAGTGGATTTCTGAGTATCAGAAAAATGGTAAAGAAGCATTTGATAAATACATGAAAGAATATGACGCACACCAAATTGAAAAAGTTGGTAAACAAATGCGAAAAATGATGTGGCCTGATTCCACAGAATAA
- the metG gene encoding methionine--tRNA ligase: MNKKAIITSALPYANGEIHLGHVASTYLPADVTTRFLKQNGVEAYYFCASDDFGTPILIQSEKEGKTPAEYVAHWNKRDYEDFSSFDIDFDYFYKTSSPENIAFVQDVFNKLNDAGHIYEKEIIQFYCNNDKKFLPDRYVKGQCPYCGAEDQYSDLCESCGRVPEEIKNPTCSICGQPPTKEKTTHYFFKLKNFGDSLTKWLDENDHLQKDVKKYVQNWIKSGLIDWDITRDITWGVKVPLADADDKVFYGWFDNHLAYISTALKFFSDKGIDGKDFWNSADIYHFIGKDIVYHHYLFLPAMRLGINSEYKLPDYIPTRGHLTLQSKKISKSRNWYIGLKQFLEYYPSDYLRYYLISINPYSQDDLNFDWDDFTTRINSELIGNLGNFVNRALGFTKKAFDGKIPESESFDEKDSEVEAKIKNLAIDVGSLMEENHLDRALKKIMEFSSYFNQYFQHKEPWKNGPGTTNCVYLSVNAVRSIAIAIFPFMPKSAQKIWMQLGLDGKVSDTQWNEISELRISLGHILGDSSPLFARVETSDIEKYKKQLGHSE, encoded by the coding sequence ATGAACAAAAAAGCTATCATTACAAGTGCCTTACCATATGCAAATGGAGAAATCCATTTGGGTCATGTTGCATCTACTTATCTTCCAGCCGATGTTACAACTAGATTCTTAAAACAAAACGGTGTGGAGGCATACTATTTTTGTGCATCTGATGATTTTGGAACTCCCATTCTAATTCAATCTGAAAAGGAAGGTAAGACTCCGGCAGAATATGTTGCCCACTGGAATAAGCGTGATTATGAGGATTTCTCTTCATTTGATATTGATTTTGATTATTTTTACAAAACTAGCTCTCCTGAAAACATAGCATTTGTTCAAGATGTCTTTAACAAACTAAATGATGCAGGACATATCTATGAGAAGGAAATAATTCAATTCTATTGTAATAATGATAAAAAATTCTTACCTGACAGATATGTTAAAGGTCAATGTCCTTACTGTGGTGCTGAAGATCAGTATTCTGATCTTTGTGAGAGTTGTGGTCGGGTACCAGAGGAGATCAAAAACCCTACTTGTTCTATTTGTGGACAGCCCCCAACCAAAGAAAAGACGACACACTATTTTTTTAAATTAAAAAATTTCGGGGATTCATTAACTAAATGGCTTGATGAAAATGATCATCTTCAAAAGGATGTTAAAAAATATGTTCAAAATTGGATTAAATCTGGTCTGATAGATTGGGATATCACACGAGATATTACTTGGGGTGTAAAAGTACCTCTTGCAGACGCTGATGATAAAGTCTTCTATGGTTGGTTTGATAATCATTTGGCATACATTTCAACAGCATTGAAATTTTTCAGTGACAAAGGAATAGACGGTAAAGATTTTTGGAATTCTGCTGATATTTACCACTTTATTGGAAAGGATATCGTATATCATCATTATCTTTTCTTACCTGCTATGAGATTGGGGATTAATAGTGAATACAAATTACCTGATTACATTCCAACTCGCGGTCATCTTACTCTACAATCAAAAAAGATTTCCAAAAGTAGAAATTGGTATATTGGCCTTAAACAATTTTTAGAATACTATCCATCTGATTACTTGAGATACTATTTAATCTCAATTAATCCGTACTCTCAAGACGATTTGAATTTTGATTGGGATGACTTTACAACTAGAATTAATTCTGAATTAATTGGGAATCTTGGAAATTTTGTAAACCGTGCACTTGGATTTACAAAAAAAGCATTTGATGGAAAAATCCCTGAAAGTGAATCCTTTGATGAAAAAGATTCTGAAGTGGAGGCTAAAATAAAGAATCTTGCTATCGACGTAGGCTCCCTAATGGAAGAAAATCATCTTGATAGAGCATTGAAAAAAATTATGGAGTTTTCATCTTATTTTAATCAATATTTCCAGCATAAGGAACCATGGAAAAATGGTCCTGGTACTACAAACTGTGTTTATCTTTCTGTCAATGCAGTAAGATCAATTGCAATAGCAATATTCCCATTCATGCCAAAGTCTGCCCAAAAAATTTGGATGCAATTAGGATTGGATGGCAAAGTAAGTGATACACAATGGAATGAAATCTCTGAATTGAGAATTTCTCTAGGCCATATTTTGGGAGATTCCTCTCCACTATTTGCTAGAGTTGAAACATCTGATATTGAAAAATACAAAAAACAACTTGGACATTCAGAATAA
- a CDS encoding adenosylhomocysteinase, which yields MSKVKSSSKLIKDGKLSYEWARSHMQILDNTINRFKKSKPLKGITLGFCLHITKETSVLLMGAKELGATVACCGGNPLTTQDDIAAFLASQGIHVYAWHGQSVKDYDWCIDQVLKHKPTILTDDGADMNIKAHFDKRFNKMEILGATEETTAGVTRIRAVENQGKLRYPVILVNEAYTKHMFDNRYGTGQSTIDGYLRAMNLLMASKRVVVVGYGWVGRGVAARCHGMGCKVIVTEVDPIKALEAHMDGFEVMPMSQAAKIGDMFITCTGMTSVIRKEHILQMKDGAIMGNVGHFDVEIDSEFLLKKSKSVKEVRANLDECTLKNGKHVYLIGQGRLANLVAAEGHPPEVMAQSFSNQILSVLYILKNHKKMENKIINVPEEIDKQVAVDALKAMDVKIDKLTPEQVKYANSW from the coding sequence ATGAGTAAAGTAAAGTCTAGCTCTAAACTGATCAAAGATGGTAAATTATCTTATGAATGGGCTAGATCACATATGCAGATTCTAGACAATACTATTAATCGATTTAAAAAATCAAAACCACTTAAAGGAATTACATTAGGATTTTGTTTACATATTACAAAAGAGACCTCTGTTCTCTTAATGGGTGCTAAGGAGTTAGGTGCAACTGTTGCTTGTTGCGGTGGTAATCCTCTTACTACTCAAGATGACATTGCTGCATTTTTGGCATCTCAAGGAATTCATGTATATGCATGGCATGGACAATCAGTCAAAGATTATGATTGGTGTATTGATCAAGTTTTGAAACATAAACCAACTATTCTAACTGATGATGGTGCTGATATGAACATCAAAGCTCACTTTGATAAGCGTTTTAATAAAATGGAAATTCTTGGTGCTACTGAGGAAACTACTGCTGGTGTTACTAGAATTAGAGCAGTAGAGAATCAAGGAAAATTAAGATATCCTGTAATTTTGGTTAATGAGGCATACACTAAACACATGTTTGACAATAGATATGGAACTGGGCAAAGTACCATTGATGGCTATCTTCGTGCAATGAATTTACTTATGGCTTCAAAACGTGTAGTAGTTGTTGGATACGGTTGGGTTGGACGTGGAGTTGCAGCCCGATGTCATGGTATGGGATGCAAAGTAATTGTTACTGAAGTCGATCCTATCAAAGCATTAGAAGCTCACATGGATGGCTTTGAAGTGATGCCTATGTCTCAAGCTGCAAAAATTGGTGATATGTTCATCACTTGTACTGGTATGACCAGTGTAATTAGAAAAGAACACATTTTACAAATGAAAGATGGGGCCATAATGGGAAATGTAGGTCATTTTGATGTTGAAATTGACAGTGAATTCTTGTTAAAGAAATCAAAATCCGTAAAGGAAGTCAGAGCAAATCTTGATGAGTGTACTTTAAAAAATGGAAAACATGTTTATTTGATTGGACAAGGACGTCTTGCAAATTTAGTAGCTGCAGAAGGTCATCCGCCAGAAGTAATGGCCCAATCCTTCTCAAACCAAATACTGTCTGTTCTCTATATTCTTAAAAACCACAAAAAAATGGAAAACAAAATTATCAATGTTCCAGAAGAAATTGATAAACAAGTTGCAGTTGATGCACTAAAAGCAATGGATGTTAAAATTGACAAACTTACTCCTGAGCAAGTCAAATATGCTAATAGCTGGTAA
- a CDS encoding DUF726 domain-containing protein, with the protein MKIVPRISTRGYYDLGTGKTLKTNKYYLYPKKDFKKFVNSKEITIMIHGLRNDNAGAIAKVVLARNRLKKLGYPYPVIGFSYDSNTTGAHLKKYAKRSLGVGLIIAKKNGKHLGKFIEEFKMLSPKTKIRLMGHSLGSQVILSTVEYLSKKKKNKSIIDSVYFFGASITEDVPSSKKYGKLLDIVVDKKIINHFAPTDEVLKWADGKRYVRGPLGLNGASGRPIKKYHQKLVKPKNHRFASYAQVLASFP; encoded by the coding sequence ATGAAAATTGTTCCCCGAATTTCTACTAGAGGTTACTATGATCTAGGAACTGGAAAAACCCTAAAGACTAACAAATACTATCTTTATCCAAAAAAAGATTTCAAAAAATTTGTAAACTCTAAGGAAATTACAATCATGATTCATGGTTTGAGAAATGATAATGCTGGAGCAATTGCTAAAGTCGTATTGGCAAGAAACAGATTAAAAAAATTGGGATACCCTTATCCTGTAATTGGTTTTAGTTATGACTCTAACACTACTGGTGCCCATTTGAAAAAATATGCAAAGCGCTCTCTGGGTGTTGGATTAATTATTGCAAAAAAGAATGGAAAACATCTTGGTAAATTCATTGAAGAATTCAAAATGCTTAGTCCTAAGACCAAGATTCGACTAATGGGTCATTCATTAGGATCACAGGTAATTTTGAGTACTGTTGAATATTTATCAAAAAAGAAAAAAAACAAATCCATTATTGACAGCGTTTACTTTTTTGGTGCGTCTATTACCGAGGATGTTCCATCTTCAAAAAAATATGGAAAACTCTTGGATATCGTAGTTGATAAAAAAATAATAAATCACTTTGCTCCCACCGATGAAGTTCTAAAATGGGCTGACGGGAAAAGGTATGTTCGAGGACCTCTTGGTCTAAATGGGGCTTCTGGTAGACCAATTAAAAAATACCATCAAAAACTAGTCAAACCAAAAAACCATCGATTTGCTAGCTATGCTCAAGTTTTAGCCTCATTTCCATAG